Proteins encoded by one window of Xanthomonas sp. DAR 80977:
- a CDS encoding putative porin, which produces MTIPSPLPRPSRLRLALLALLLAPAAAMAQSAASAIDPAQINPQVTLRLIDLLVAKGVMTRAQADDLIREASATAAPAPAAALAGAAPYKTQPGAVVVPYVPEPVRQQIKDELRAEVTAQAKSEGWAAPGALPEWTQRVRVYGDLRVRGEGVFNADDNYAFFPNFGAINAGSGFDTVGSNNAPFLNTTQNRSRMRVRARLGVSAQIADWVQADLRLATGSDRSPVSTNQTLGGSGNLSKYSLWLDRAALQLTPIDALTLSFGRFANPFWSSELVFDNDLNFDGVAARYEPADADADVAPWISAGLFPVYNTEFDFGSTSTSKTRSRDKWMYGAQLGLQWRFADAMALRVGLGYFQYDQFEGKRSAPCLAPTSADSCDSDGSRPQFQQFGNTLFALRDIVADSANPNGPQLQYYGYASKFGVADLHAQLQLDQFAPVAVLVEADVVKNTRYNAARVRSLGPVNNLGDQGVFDGGDMGYYLNFTVGQPKPVKPGDWNVSIGYKYLESDAVPDGFTDSDFHLGGTNARGLIVGGNYALARNTWLGLRWLSANEVSGPPFAVDLLQLDLGTEF; this is translated from the coding sequence ATGACCATTCCGTCTCCCCTCCCCCGTCCGTCCCGGCTGCGCCTGGCGCTGCTGGCGTTGCTGCTGGCGCCGGCCGCGGCCATGGCCCAGTCCGCGGCGTCCGCGATCGATCCGGCGCAGATCAACCCGCAGGTCACGCTGCGCCTGATCGACCTGCTGGTCGCCAAGGGCGTGATGACCCGCGCCCAGGCCGACGACCTGATCCGCGAGGCCTCGGCCACCGCGGCGCCCGCGCCCGCAGCGGCACTGGCCGGCGCCGCGCCCTACAAGACCCAGCCCGGCGCGGTGGTGGTGCCGTACGTGCCCGAGCCGGTGCGCCAGCAGATCAAGGACGAGCTGCGCGCCGAGGTCACCGCGCAGGCCAAGTCCGAAGGCTGGGCCGCGCCCGGCGCGCTGCCCGAATGGACCCAGCGCGTGCGCGTGTACGGCGATCTGCGCGTGCGCGGCGAAGGCGTGTTCAACGCCGACGACAACTACGCGTTCTTCCCCAACTTCGGCGCGATCAATGCCGGTTCCGGTTTCGACACGGTGGGCAGCAACAACGCCCCGTTCCTCAACACCACGCAGAACCGCAGCCGCATGCGCGTGCGCGCGCGGCTCGGGGTGAGCGCGCAGATCGCCGACTGGGTGCAGGCCGACCTGCGCCTGGCCACCGGCAGCGACCGCAGCCCGGTGTCCACCAACCAGACCCTGGGCGGCAGCGGCAACCTGTCCAAGTATTCGCTGTGGCTGGACCGCGCCGCGCTGCAGTTGACCCCGATCGACGCGCTGACCCTGTCGTTCGGCCGCTTCGCCAATCCGTTCTGGAGCAGCGAACTGGTGTTCGACAACGACCTCAACTTCGACGGCGTGGCCGCGCGCTACGAGCCGGCCGACGCCGACGCCGATGTCGCGCCATGGATCAGCGCCGGCCTGTTCCCGGTCTACAACACCGAGTTCGATTTCGGCTCCACCAGCACCAGCAAGACCCGCAGCCGCGACAAGTGGATGTACGGCGCGCAGCTGGGCCTGCAGTGGCGCTTCGCCGACGCGATGGCGCTGCGCGTGGGCCTGGGCTACTTCCAGTACGACCAGTTCGAGGGCAAGCGTTCGGCGCCGTGCCTGGCGCCGACCTCGGCCGACAGCTGCGACAGCGACGGGTCGCGGCCGCAGTTCCAGCAGTTCGGCAACACCTTGTTCGCGCTGCGCGACATCGTCGCCGACAGCGCCAATCCCAACGGCCCGCAACTGCAGTACTACGGCTACGCCAGCAAGTTCGGCGTGGCCGACCTGCACGCGCAGCTGCAGCTGGACCAGTTCGCCCCGGTCGCGGTGCTGGTCGAGGCCGACGTGGTCAAGAACACCCGCTACAACGCCGCGCGCGTGCGCTCGCTCGGCCCGGTCAACAACCTCGGCGACCAGGGCGTGTTCGATGGCGGCGACATGGGCTACTACCTCAACTTCACCGTCGGCCAGCCCAAGCCGGTCAAGCCCGGCGACTGGAACGTCAGCATCGGCTACAAGTACCTGGAATCGGACGCGGTGCCGGACGGCTTCACCGATTCGGACTTCCACCTCGGCGGCACCAATGCACGCGGGCTGATCGTCGGCGGCAACTACGCGCTGGCGCGCAACACCTGGCTCGGCCTGCGCTGGCTCAGCGCCAACGAGGTATCCGGCCCGCCGTTCGCAGTGGACCTGCTGCAGCTCGACCTCGGCACGGAGTTCTGA
- a CDS encoding DUF58 domain-containing protein, producing MRPAPPLLALLGLWALCGLAAALEVLPLWAWQALGAAIGVVAAIDAWRLWRSPTPQLRRELPEALPLGLEREAGLRIDSARRQTLDVFDLVPSGWWMQGLPRRVTLHAASETHLRYRLRPTARGRFAFPGTHLRLHSAWRLWRQRRVAGTAQTVRVYPNFAPLTRFALFSAEQASRLVGAHLKRRRGEGTDFHQMREYRVGDSLRQIDWKATSRARKLISREYQDEKNQQLLMLIDTGRRMMASESGLSHFDHVLNAALVVSYLALRQGDAVGLMASGGDARWVAPQRGMGTVDALLRASYDLQPQAVATDYLAAATELSLRQRRRSLVMLVSNVRDEDIEDLLAAVRLLQRRHLVCVASLRERDLDQALTQDVHDLQQAVQAGAVARYLQQRRDAHDALRSHGVMVLDVTGEELPGALVERYLAVKRDGLL from the coding sequence ATGAGACCCGCCCCGCCACTGCTCGCCCTGCTCGGCCTGTGGGCGCTGTGCGGCCTGGCCGCGGCGCTGGAGGTCCTGCCACTGTGGGCGTGGCAGGCGCTGGGCGCGGCGATCGGCGTGGTCGCCGCGATCGATGCCTGGCGGCTGTGGCGCAGCCCCACCCCGCAGCTGCGCCGCGAGCTGCCCGAGGCCTTGCCGCTGGGCCTGGAGCGCGAGGCCGGGCTGCGCATCGACAGCGCGCGGCGGCAGACGCTGGACGTGTTCGACCTGGTCCCCAGCGGCTGGTGGATGCAGGGCCTGCCGCGGCGGGTGACCCTGCACGCGGCCAGCGAAACCCACCTGCGCTACCGGCTGCGCCCGACCGCGCGCGGCCGCTTCGCGTTCCCCGGCACGCACCTGCGCCTGCATTCGGCCTGGCGCCTGTGGCGGCAGCGGCGCGTGGCCGGCACGGCGCAGACGGTGCGCGTGTATCCGAACTTCGCCCCGCTCACCCGCTTCGCCCTGTTCAGCGCCGAACAGGCCTCGCGCCTGGTCGGCGCGCACCTGAAGCGGCGCCGCGGCGAAGGCACCGACTTCCACCAGATGCGCGAATACCGCGTCGGCGACAGCCTGCGCCAGATCGACTGGAAGGCCACCTCGCGCGCGCGCAAGCTGATCTCGCGCGAATACCAGGACGAGAAGAACCAGCAGCTGCTGATGCTGATCGACACCGGGCGGCGGATGATGGCCAGCGAGAGCGGCCTGTCGCACTTCGACCACGTGCTCAACGCCGCGCTGGTGGTGTCGTACCTGGCGCTGCGCCAGGGCGATGCGGTGGGGCTGATGGCCAGCGGCGGCGACGCGCGCTGGGTCGCGCCGCAGCGCGGCATGGGCACCGTCGATGCGCTGCTGCGCGCCAGCTACGACCTGCAGCCGCAGGCGGTGGCCACCGACTACCTGGCCGCGGCCACCGAACTGTCGCTGCGCCAGCGCCGGCGTTCGCTGGTGATGCTGGTCAGCAACGTGCGCGACGAGGACATCGAGGACCTGCTCGCCGCGGTGCGGCTGCTGCAGCGCCGGCACCTGGTGTGCGTGGCCAGCCTGCGCGAGCGCGACCTGGACCAGGCGCTGACCCAGGACGTGCACGACCTGCAGCAGGCGGTGCAGGCCGGTGCGGTGGCGCGCTACCTGCAGCAACGCCGCGACGCCCACGACGCGCTGCGCAGCCACGGCGTGATGGTGCTCGACGTCACCGGCGAGGAACTGCCGGGCGCGCTGGTGGAGCGCTATCTCGCGGTGAAACGCGACGGATTGCTGTAG
- a CDS encoding TonB family protein — MDPLHYTEPPRRWLKLGAALLALLLLGWLATLLLRPQQAAPTRAQPPRITQVMLPPPPPPPPPKPDPQPPKPQERPQPLQAAEPTPQPKPDAAPTPPGDPLTAPAGPGDNAFGLQAGDGGGTRIGGKGGGGSPFGGYAASVQRAVQQLLQRDERTRKGRYSATVALWLNPDGSIGRLQILSSAGKPELDAAIVRALQDQPLPQPPPASLPQPIQLRIGALAPG; from the coding sequence ATGGATCCGCTGCACTACACCGAACCGCCGCGGCGCTGGCTGAAGCTCGGCGCCGCGCTGCTGGCGCTGCTGCTGCTCGGCTGGCTGGCCACGCTGCTGCTGCGCCCGCAGCAGGCGGCGCCAACGCGCGCGCAGCCGCCGCGCATCACCCAGGTGATGCTGCCGCCCCCGCCGCCTCCGCCACCACCCAAGCCCGATCCGCAGCCGCCCAAGCCGCAGGAACGGCCGCAACCCTTGCAGGCCGCCGAACCGACGCCGCAACCCAAGCCGGACGCCGCGCCGACCCCGCCGGGCGATCCGCTGACCGCGCCGGCCGGCCCCGGCGACAACGCCTTCGGCCTGCAGGCCGGCGATGGCGGCGGCACCCGCATCGGCGGCAAGGGCGGCGGCGGCAGCCCGTTCGGCGGCTATGCGGCCAGCGTGCAGCGCGCGGTCCAGCAACTGCTGCAACGCGACGAGCGCACCCGCAAGGGCCGCTACAGCGCCACCGTGGCGCTGTGGCTGAACCCGGACGGCAGCATCGGCCGCCTGCAGATCCTCAGCTCGGCCGGCAAGCCGGAACTGGACGCGGCGATCGTGCGCGCGCTGCAGGACCAGCCGCTGCCGCAACCGCCGCCCGCTTCCCTTCCCCAACCCATCCAGTTGCGCATCGGCGCCCTGGCGCCGGGCTGA
- a CDS encoding ShlB/FhaC/HecB family hemolysin secretion/activation protein has protein sequence MELRIFAALGMAVCGVPCAFAADAPAARFDVMAYQVVGNSELSATEIERAVYPFLGPQRSEADVEAARAALQTLYAGKGLATVAVSIPEQDAGNGLVTLQVSEQRIGRLRVNGAAYFSPDAVADGAPSLQEGKVPDFNAVQRDIVALNQWPDRRVTPDVKPGAQPNTVDVDLNVEDTLPLHGSLELNNRNSANTSELRLSGSLRYDNLWQRGHSFTFSAQTAPQQPADARVFSASYLARFGAAPWSLLGYTVRSDSEVAAIGGFNVIGNGSLSGLRLIRTLRAEAGFFHTLSVGADYKDFKEDTLFGGDRSSAPIRYLPLSAAYSATWSRPRGTDTLELTATMNVRGVGDDSARFDIKRYKARSNFFHLRTDVSRTRSFGGDYQWYARLQTQLASEPLISNEQFSIGGMDSVRGYDESQALGDYGAAGQFELRSPSLASAAGRTVQDARVHAFVDAGYARIHDPLPEQSVSETLVGTGLGATFKAFEHLNGALEVAAPLSSPGGRKQKDINVLFRLWSEF, from the coding sequence ATGGAGTTGCGAATCTTCGCAGCGCTCGGCATGGCCGTGTGCGGCGTGCCGTGCGCCTTCGCCGCAGACGCGCCGGCGGCGCGTTTCGACGTGATGGCCTACCAGGTCGTCGGCAACAGCGAATTGAGCGCAACCGAGATCGAGCGCGCGGTGTATCCGTTCCTCGGCCCGCAACGCAGCGAGGCCGATGTGGAAGCGGCGCGCGCCGCGTTGCAGACGCTGTACGCCGGCAAGGGCCTGGCCACGGTGGCGGTGAGCATTCCCGAACAGGATGCGGGCAACGGGCTGGTCACGCTGCAGGTGAGCGAGCAGCGCATCGGCCGCTTGCGGGTGAACGGCGCCGCCTATTTCTCGCCCGATGCCGTCGCCGACGGCGCGCCCTCCCTGCAGGAAGGCAAGGTGCCCGACTTCAACGCCGTGCAGCGCGACATCGTCGCGCTGAACCAGTGGCCGGATCGCCGCGTCACCCCCGACGTCAAGCCCGGCGCGCAGCCGAACACGGTGGACGTGGACTTGAACGTGGAGGACACGCTGCCGCTGCACGGCAGCCTGGAACTCAACAACCGCAACAGCGCCAACACCTCGGAACTGCGCCTGAGCGGGTCGCTGCGCTACGACAACCTGTGGCAACGCGGCCACAGTTTCACCTTCTCGGCGCAGACCGCGCCGCAGCAGCCGGCCGATGCGCGGGTGTTTTCCGCCTCCTACCTGGCGCGCTTCGGCGCAGCGCCGTGGTCGCTGCTCGGCTACACGGTGCGCAGCGACAGCGAGGTCGCCGCGATCGGCGGCTTCAACGTGATCGGCAACGGCAGCCTCTCCGGCCTGCGCCTGATCCGCACGCTGCGGGCCGAGGCGGGCTTCTTCCACACCCTGAGCGTCGGCGCCGACTACAAGGACTTCAAGGAAGACACCTTGTTCGGCGGCGACCGCAGTTCCGCGCCGATCCGCTACCTGCCGCTCAGCGCCGCCTACAGCGCCACCTGGAGCCGGCCGCGCGGCACCGACACGCTGGAACTGACCGCGACGATGAACGTGCGCGGCGTCGGCGACGACAGCGCGCGCTTCGACATCAAGCGCTACAAGGCGCGCTCGAACTTCTTCCACCTGCGCACCGATGTCTCGCGCACGCGCAGCTTCGGCGGCGACTACCAGTGGTACGCGCGGCTGCAGACCCAGCTGGCATCCGAGCCGCTGATCAGCAACGAGCAATTCAGCATCGGCGGCATGGACAGCGTGCGCGGCTACGACGAAAGCCAGGCGCTGGGCGACTACGGCGCGGCCGGCCAGTTCGAGCTGCGCAGTCCCTCGTTGGCCTCCGCGGCCGGGCGCACGGTGCAGGACGCGCGCGTGCACGCGTTCGTGGATGCCGGCTATGCGCGCATCCACGACCCGCTGCCCGAGCAGTCGGTCAGCGAGACCCTGGTCGGCACCGGGCTGGGGGCGACGTTCAAGGCGTTCGAGCATCTCAACGGTGCGCTGGAAGTGGCCGCGCCGCTGTCCAGTCCCGGCGGGCGCAAGCAGAAAGACATCAACGTGCTGTTCCGGCTGTGGAGCGAGTTCTGA
- a CDS encoding DUF4350 domain-containing protein, which produces MNSGTRNALIFLVGLLVTSVLAAWFLGRYERAERELPLPPRGEAAYNPLYALRQTLRADGVRAESRQRLDLAAMRLQPHDSVLLLGDPRTLSKPDSEALLAWVARGGHLILRTPAADGDDKTTLPIFDALDVGLEDGTPDDCLKLAIPGQPEHSEFCNGRRFQIDEDAASNWWGGNEDYAYARLPHGDGNVDVLAEMDFLQNGGSGSRVRDNALDAAPAPPSGGMRDVPHRLLARQILAPNYGHGTVYLIYAAELPSLWRTLFTRGWPAWLPALLMLLAWLWSRMQRFGPLQASPAGDRRSLLEHVRASGEHLFRYGKSALLYAAMRQAFLTRLRRRAPLAAALQGPAQAAAIAERLNLPAAHIEQALQPPAPKQHAAFRDRIRLLVQMRNQL; this is translated from the coding sequence ATGAACAGCGGCACACGCAATGCGTTGATCTTCCTGGTCGGGCTGCTGGTGACGAGCGTGCTCGCGGCCTGGTTCCTGGGCCGCTACGAACGCGCCGAACGCGAGCTGCCGCTGCCGCCGCGCGGCGAGGCCGCCTACAACCCGCTGTACGCGCTGCGCCAGACCCTGCGCGCCGACGGCGTGCGCGCCGAGTCGCGGCAGCGCCTGGACCTGGCGGCGATGCGCCTGCAGCCGCACGACAGCGTGCTGCTGCTCGGCGACCCGCGCACGCTGAGCAAACCCGACAGCGAGGCGCTGCTGGCCTGGGTCGCGCGCGGCGGGCACCTGATCCTGCGCACGCCGGCGGCCGACGGCGACGACAAGACCACGCTGCCGATCTTCGATGCGCTCGATGTCGGCCTCGAGGACGGCACGCCGGACGACTGCCTGAAGCTGGCCATTCCGGGACAGCCGGAGCACAGCGAGTTCTGCAACGGCCGGCGCTTCCAGATCGACGAGGACGCGGCGAGCAACTGGTGGGGCGGCAACGAGGACTACGCCTACGCGCGCCTGCCGCACGGCGACGGCAACGTCGATGTGCTGGCGGAGATGGATTTCCTGCAGAACGGCGGCAGCGGCAGCCGCGTGCGCGACAACGCGCTGGACGCCGCGCCCGCGCCGCCCAGCGGCGGCATGCGCGACGTGCCGCACCGCCTGCTGGCGCGGCAGATCCTGGCGCCCAACTACGGCCACGGCACCGTCTACCTGATCTACGCCGCGGAACTGCCGTCGCTGTGGCGCACGCTGTTCACCCGCGGCTGGCCGGCCTGGCTGCCGGCGCTGCTGATGCTGCTGGCCTGGCTGTGGTCGCGCATGCAGCGCTTCGGCCCGCTGCAGGCCTCGCCGGCCGGCGACCGCCGCTCGCTGCTGGAGCATGTGCGCGCCAGCGGCGAGCACCTGTTCCGCTACGGCAAGTCCGCGCTGCTGTACGCGGCGATGCGGCAGGCGTTCCTGACCCGGCTGCGGCGGCGCGCGCCGCTCGCCGCCGCGCTGCAGGGCCCGGCCCAGGCCGCCGCCATCGCCGAACGCCTGAACCTGCCGGCGGCGCATATCGAACAGGCGCTGCAGCCGCCAGCGCCCAAGCAACACGCCGCCTTCCGCGATCGCATTCGCCTCCTCGTCCAGATGAGAAACCAGTTATGA
- a CDS encoding DUF2341 domain-containing protein, producing MLLGSLLLALPAMAATWWDGKWNYRAKLSVDTTSTGAALSQPGGRTQVLVRLHAGNFNFADAKADGSDVRFVAGDDRTPLKYHFEKYDGLVDQVALAWVDLPELPANASTPLYVYFGNPEASGGSDAKGSYDADTVAVYHFASAQAAGTDSTAYANNASAAPTLADTALIGAGLRLDGRAPVTVPASASLTWPAAQPATVSLWAKPASANASGVLLALPGALTLRLDQGRVLAEFGAAAQIAATAALPADAWAHVALRSDGKSATLFVNGQPVGETAVALPASTGGLLLGGEPGAARPNFIGLLDEVEVSKSARAIGAIEAAARSQGVDARLLRFDPVEQHSSDGGHNYFGILIAALTPDAWAVIGILAVMALISWWVMVRKGLYLNATAGANARFLHAYRQQVAAHPLHAPHWQQLGASAGIRSNLARLLQVGQQELRERLQASGSNVVRTQSIAAIRSALDAAAVREGQRIHKGMVLLTIAISGGPFLGLLGTVVGVMITFAAVAAAGDVNINAIAPGIAAALLATVAGLAVAIPALFGYNYLLSQAEAVSADMQVFVDELEKRIAEDYAGDAPARAGGG from the coding sequence GTGCTCCTGGGATCGTTGCTGCTGGCATTGCCGGCGATGGCGGCGACGTGGTGGGACGGCAAGTGGAACTACCGGGCCAAGCTCAGCGTGGACACCACCTCCACCGGCGCGGCGCTGAGCCAGCCGGGCGGACGCACCCAGGTGCTGGTGCGCCTGCATGCGGGCAACTTCAATTTCGCCGACGCCAAGGCCGACGGCAGCGACGTGCGCTTCGTCGCCGGCGACGACCGCACGCCGCTGAAGTACCACTTCGAGAAATACGACGGCCTGGTCGACCAGGTGGCGCTGGCCTGGGTCGACCTGCCCGAGCTGCCGGCCAACGCCAGCACGCCGCTGTACGTGTACTTCGGCAATCCCGAGGCCAGCGGCGGCAGCGACGCCAAGGGCAGCTACGACGCCGACACCGTCGCGGTCTACCACTTCGCCAGCGCGCAGGCCGCCGGCACCGACAGCACCGCCTACGCCAACAACGCCAGCGCGGCGCCGACCCTGGCCGACACCGCGCTGATCGGCGCCGGCCTGCGCCTGGACGGGCGCGCGCCGGTGACGGTGCCGGCCTCCGCCTCGCTGACCTGGCCGGCGGCGCAGCCGGCGACCGTGTCGCTGTGGGCCAAGCCGGCCAGCGCCAATGCCTCCGGCGTGCTGCTGGCGCTGCCCGGCGCGCTGACCCTGCGCCTGGACCAGGGCCGCGTGCTGGCCGAGTTCGGCGCCGCCGCGCAGATCGCCGCCACTGCCGCGCTGCCGGCCGACGCCTGGGCGCATGTGGCGCTGCGCAGCGACGGCAAGAGCGCGACCCTGTTCGTCAACGGCCAGCCCGTCGGCGAGACCGCCGTGGCCTTGCCGGCCAGCACTGGCGGCCTGCTGCTCGGCGGCGAGCCCGGCGCGGCGCGGCCGAACTTCATCGGCCTGCTCGACGAGGTCGAGGTGTCCAAAAGCGCGCGTGCGATCGGCGCGATCGAAGCGGCGGCGCGCAGCCAGGGCGTGGACGCGCGGCTGCTGCGTTTCGATCCGGTGGAGCAGCATTCCAGCGACGGCGGCCACAACTACTTCGGCATCCTGATCGCCGCGCTGACCCCGGATGCGTGGGCGGTGATCGGGATCCTGGCGGTGATGGCGCTGATCAGCTGGTGGGTGATGGTGCGCAAGGGCCTGTACCTCAATGCTACCGCCGGCGCCAACGCGCGCTTCCTGCACGCGTACCGGCAGCAGGTGGCGGCGCATCCGCTGCACGCGCCGCACTGGCAGCAGCTCGGCGCGTCCGCCGGCATCCGCTCCAACCTGGCGCGGCTGCTGCAGGTCGGCCAGCAGGAATTGCGCGAGCGGCTGCAGGCGAGCGGCAGCAACGTGGTGCGCACGCAGTCGATCGCCGCGATCCGCTCGGCGCTGGACGCGGCCGCGGTGCGCGAGGGCCAGCGCATCCACAAGGGCATGGTGCTGCTGACCATCGCCATTTCCGGCGGCCCGTTCCTGGGCCTGCTCGGCACCGTGGTCGGGGTCATGATCACCTTCGCCGCGGTGGCCGCGGCCGGCGACGTCAACATCAACGCGATCGCCCCCGGCATCGCCGCCGCGCTGCTGGCCACGGTGGCCGGCCTGGCCGTCGCGATCCCGGCGCTGTTCGGCTACAACTACCTGCTCAGCCAGGCCGAAGCGGTCTCGGCGGACATGCAGGTGTTCGTCGACGAACTGGAAAAGCGCATCGCCGAAGACTATGCCGGCGACGCGCCGGCGCGCGCGGGCGGAGGCTGA
- a CDS encoding ExbD/TolR family protein codes for MKVQGKKPYDDINITPMLDLAYVLLVIFIIMTTAAVQGIKVELPKASAAKPLSEPKTKVIAIDNNGQVSLDAVPVSMSELEQQLRNALASDADLPVMLRGDRTVQYEKVMAVLDLCSRLGIASIGLATQRQAAG; via the coding sequence ATGAAGGTCCAAGGCAAGAAGCCCTACGACGACATCAACATCACGCCGATGCTGGACCTGGCCTACGTGCTGCTGGTGATCTTCATCATCATGACCACGGCGGCGGTGCAGGGCATCAAGGTCGAACTGCCCAAGGCCAGCGCGGCCAAGCCGCTGTCCGAGCCCAAGACCAAGGTCATCGCGATCGACAACAACGGCCAGGTCAGCCTGGACGCGGTGCCGGTGAGCATGAGCGAACTGGAACAGCAGCTGCGCAACGCGCTGGCCAGCGACGCCGACCTGCCGGTGATGCTGCGCGGCGATCGCACCGTGCAGTACGAGAAGGTGATGGCGGTGCTGGACCTGTGCAGCCGGCTCGGCATCGCCTCGATCGGCTTGGCCACGCAGCGCCAGGCGGCCGGCTGA
- a CDS encoding AAA family ATPase: MTTASADSVAPLAGPALIERVEAIRDAVGQAFIGQPEVLEQILIALLAGGHVLIEGVPGLGKTLLVRALAQALELNYARVQFTPDLMPSDVSGHAVYDPKTESFKIRRGPVFTHLLLADEINRAPAKTQSALLEVMQEGQVTIEGKPFPLAPPFLALATQNPVEQEGTYPLPEAQLDRFLLKILIDYPQLEDEKRMVEAVTTGRSAGDFDLSQVPRVLSAADVVAMQLGTAAIAVDPQVIDYAVRIVAATRSWPGIALGAGPRGSIALIRAARAQAVLSGRDFVTPDDIRDIAKPALRHRIALAPELQIEGQSADDALGALLAKVEAPRK, encoded by the coding sequence ATGACCACCGCATCCGCCGATTCCGTCGCGCCGCTCGCCGGCCCCGCCCTGATCGAACGCGTCGAGGCGATCCGCGATGCGGTCGGCCAGGCCTTCATCGGCCAGCCGGAGGTGCTCGAGCAGATCCTGATCGCGCTGCTGGCCGGCGGCCACGTGCTGATCGAAGGCGTGCCCGGGCTGGGCAAGACCCTGCTGGTGCGCGCGCTGGCGCAGGCGCTGGAACTGAACTACGCACGCGTGCAGTTCACTCCGGACCTGATGCCCAGCGACGTCAGCGGCCACGCCGTGTACGACCCCAAGACCGAGAGCTTCAAGATCCGCCGCGGCCCGGTGTTCACCCACCTGCTGCTCGCCGACGAGATCAACCGCGCCCCGGCCAAGACCCAGTCGGCGCTGCTGGAAGTGATGCAGGAAGGCCAGGTCACCATCGAGGGCAAACCGTTCCCGCTGGCGCCGCCGTTCCTGGCCCTGGCCACGCAGAACCCGGTCGAGCAGGAAGGCACCTATCCGCTGCCGGAAGCGCAGCTGGACCGCTTCCTGCTGAAGATCCTGATCGACTACCCGCAGCTGGAGGACGAGAAGCGGATGGTGGAAGCGGTCACCACCGGGCGCAGCGCCGGCGACTTCGACCTGTCGCAGGTGCCGCGCGTGCTCAGCGCCGCCGACGTGGTGGCGATGCAGCTGGGCACCGCGGCGATCGCGGTGGACCCGCAGGTGATCGACTACGCGGTGCGCATCGTCGCCGCCACCCGCAGCTGGCCGGGCATCGCGCTCGGCGCCGGCCCGCGCGGCAGCATCGCGCTGATCCGCGCCGCGCGCGCGCAGGCGGTGCTGTCCGGCCGCGACTTCGTCACCCCCGACGACATCCGCGACATCGCCAAGCCGGCGCTGCGCCACCGCATCGCCCTGGCCCCGGAACTGCAGATCGAAGGCCAGAGCGCCGACGACGCGCTGGGCGCGCTGCTGGCGAAGGTGGAGGCGCCGCGGAAATGA